The DNA region GTGATCGGCGAGCTGCGCGAGGCCCGCAACCAGTGGGCCCACATCGACGACGACAACCCCATCGAGCTCGACGACGCCCTTCGCGTGTGCCAACTCGTCGAGGAGCTGCTGGCCGGCGTCGGCGCCGCCGGCATCGACCAGGTGTCGGCTTTGTCGGACGAGCTGCGGTGGGCCTCGGTGCGTCAGGACTCGGCCGCCCGCGGCGTCAGCGAGGCCGATGCGCTCATCACCCAGCTGGCCGAGCTCCAGGCCGAGCGGGCGGAGCTGCAGGAGCGGCTCGACGAGGCCAAGCAGGAGGCGGCGTCGGCGACCGGTCGCCAGCGCGCCGTGGCCCGCCAGCTCGCCGAGCTGCAGACCCAGTACGCCGCGGTGGCCGACCTGCGCAGCCGCTACGTCAACCTCCAGCGCCAGCTGCACGAGCTCGAGGCGTCGTCTTCGGACGGCCACGACACCCTCACCCTGGCCGGGCACGCCCGGGCCCATGCTGACGAGGACACCGACGCCGCGCTGGCCGGGCTCACCGACGAGTCGGCCGAGCTGCGCCGCAAGCTGGCCGATGCCCGCACCGCGCTCGAGACCGTGAACCCCGCCGAGACACCGGAGGGCCAGCGCTGGATGTGGCTGATCGCAGGGCTGCTGGTGAGCCTGTCGATCGTCATCATGCTCGTCGCCACCGGCGTCTGACGAGGTCGGATCGACCCGGTCCGCCCGGCCCCGATCCCGGGCGCCGCCGGTAGCCTTGAAGGGCGATGTTGCTGCTCCTGACGCTCCTCTTCCTGGTGGTTCCCATCGTGGAGCTCTGGGTGATCGTGGCCGCCGCGCAGACCTTCGGCGTACCCCAGACCCTCGTCGTCCTGGTGCTCATCAGCTTCGCCGGCGCCTACCTCTGCAAGTGGGCGGGCCTCGGCGTCCTGATGCGCATGCAGAAGACGGTGCGCTCGGGGTCGGTCCCCACCCGTGAGGTCGTCGACGGGTTCCTGGTGCTGCTGGCCGGCGCCTTGCTGCTGACGCCGGGCTTCTTCACCGACCTTCTGGCGCTCTCGCTGCTGTTCCCACCCACGCGTGCCGTGGTCCGAGCCGCCATCCTGCGCCGCTACCAGCACAAGCTCGTGGCCTTCGGCGTGCACGACGGCGCCAAGGTGTACGACACCGTCTTCGCCTACCGCGACCGTCGCGGCGACGTGGTCGATGTCGACGAGGTCGACGAGGTCGATGACTTCGGGCCGCCGGCGTCCCGTCCCCCGTCGGGCGGGCCGCTGATCGAGCTCGGCCCGTGACGGCCACGCTCCCCGTGGGCGCCGGTGACGCCGTGGCGGTGCGCGATGCCGCCACCGTCTTGTTGGTCCGAGACGGCGAGCGCGGTCTCGAAGTCGCCATGCTTCGGCGCCGCCTCGACTCGGGCTTCGTCCCCGGCGCCTACGTCTTCCCCGGCGGCGCCGTGGACCCGGGTGACCGCTCCCCGCTCTGGGCGTCGCGCTCGACGGGCCACGACGACGCCTCCGCCTCGGCGGTGCTCGGCCTCCCCGCCGGCGGGCTCGCCTTCTGGGTGGCGGCCGTGCGCGAGTGCTTCGAGGAGGCGGGCCTGCTCGTCGCCCGCCACGAGGACGGCCGGCCCCTGCGGCTGGCCGATCCTGACCTGGCCGCCCGCTTCGACCGCCACCGTGCCGCAGTCGACCACGGCGACGTCGACCTCCTCGACGTCGTCGCCGAGGAGGGCCTGCTCCTCCCACTCGGCGAGCTCCACTACTTCGCCCACTGGATCACGCCCGAGCGGGCGCCGCGTCGCTACGACACGCGCTTCTTCGTGGGGCGTGCGCCCGACGACCACCTGCTCCGCCACGACGGCGACGAGACCATCGCCGCCCTGTGGGCGCGCCCGGCCGACGCCCTCGACCGGTTCTCGGCCGGTGGCTTCGAGCTGATCCGGCCCACCGAGCACAGCCTCGAGATCCTCAGCGCCTATCCCGATGCCGACGCCGTGCTGGCGGCCGCCGCCGCCGGCCCCGTCGGAATGGAGACCCCATCATGAGCATCACCGACACCACCGAAGCCCCGCCGCCGCCCGAGATGATCGTGGGCGTGGCGCGTGCGCTCAGCCCGCTGGTGCGGCGCATCCTCGCCCCCAACCCGGGGATCATGACGGGGCCCGGCACCAACACGTACCTGGTGGGCATCGACGAGATCGCGGTGATCGACCCGGGGCCCGCCGACGACGAGCACCTCGATGCCATCGCCGGTTGCGGTGGTGACCGCATCCGCTGGATCGTGCTCACCCACACCCACGAGGACCACTGGCCCGGCGCCGCCGGCCTGAAGGAGCGCACCGGCGCCGAGGTGCTCGCCTTCAGTGCCCCGGAGGGGGTCGATGCCGCGGTGGTGGACACCGTCATCGAGGACGGCTTCCAGATCGAGGCCACCGAGTTCCGCCTCACCGCGGTCCACACCCCCGGCCACGCCTCGAACCACCTCTGCTACAAGCTCGAGGAGGAGCACACCCTCTTCTCCGGCGACCACATCATGGAGGGGTCGACGGTCGTGATCCGCCCGCCCGACGGCGACATGGCCACGTATCTCGAGTCGCTCGAGCGGGTGCGGGGCATGCGCCTGCGCAAGATCGCACCGGGCCACGGCCACGTCATCGAGGACCCCAAGGCCGTCCTCG from Acidimicrobiales bacterium includes:
- a CDS encoding NUDIX domain-containing protein, whose amino-acid sequence is MTATLPVGAGDAVAVRDAATVLLVRDGERGLEVAMLRRRLDSGFVPGAYVFPGGAVDPGDRSPLWASRSTGHDDASASAVLGLPAGGLAFWVAAVRECFEEAGLLVARHEDGRPLRLADPDLAARFDRHRAAVDHGDVDLLDVVAEEGLLLPLGELHYFAHWITPERAPRRYDTRFFVGRAPDDHLLRHDGDETIAALWARPADALDRFSAGGFELIRPTEHSLEILSAYPDADAVLAAAAAGPVGMETPS
- a CDS encoding FxsA family protein, encoding MLLLLTLLFLVVPIVELWVIVAAAQTFGVPQTLVVLVLISFAGAYLCKWAGLGVLMRMQKTVRSGSVPTREVVDGFLVLLAGALLLTPGFFTDLLALSLLFPPTRAVVRAAILRRYQHKLVAFGVHDGAKVYDTVFAYRDRRGDVVDVDEVDEVDDFGPPASRPPSGGPLIELGP
- a CDS encoding MBL fold metallo-hydrolase, with product MSITDTTEAPPPPEMIVGVARALSPLVRRILAPNPGIMTGPGTNTYLVGIDEIAVIDPGPADDEHLDAIAGCGGDRIRWIVLTHTHEDHWPGAAGLKERTGAEVLAFSAPEGVDAAVVDTVIEDGFQIEATEFRLTAVHTPGHASNHLCYKLEEEHTLFSGDHIMEGSTVVIRPPDGDMATYLESLERVRGMRLRKIAPGHGHVIEDPKAVLEHYVSHRAEREASILAALQGEGTATIDRLVEVVYVDVDEERHPIARHTVHAHLRKLADEGHVTGDDRDDLDAAWHAG